The Bacillus sp. FJAT-27916 genomic interval GTATTGCGGCTCCACGCAAGTGACAAAAGGGGTGGCTGAGCGGATTCGGGAGCTTTCGGACCGAGATGGGGAGGAGGCTGCAGTAAATCGGCCGCCTTATATTCATCACATCCCGCTTGAGTTCCTGCCGGGACTTGGGCCGAAAACGCTGGATAAGCTCATTGCCCGCTTTGGGTCAGAAATGGCAGTCATCCATGAAGCCGCCTTTGAGGAGCTGTCAGAGGTCGTGCCGGAGAAGATAGCCAGACTGATTCAGCAGGCAAGGGAAGGCCGTCTCGCTTTGCAAAAAGGCGGTGGCGGTATATACGGTAAAGTGATTCATGAATAACGAATGCTTTGGAGGTTCAATTCTTTTGGATTGAACCTTTTTTATGTAAAGGGGATGTATGGGTTGGAGATAAATGTTCAATTCTGGACGGTCTGCATGGTTCAAAAGGGAGACTATGTGTTGCTGCTCGACAGGCAGCATGATGATTTTAAAGGGTTTATCCCTCCGGGTGGGAAAGTAGAGTTTCCTGAAAGCTTAACAGAAGCAGCCATTCGAGAGGTGAAGGAAGAAACGGGGCTGGAAGTGAGCCATCTCCAATACAAAGGGATCTATGAGTACGTGAATCCAGCAAAAAATGATCGGTACATGATTTTCAACTATTTAACGAAGAACTATAGCGGGACACTTCTGAAAGATTCGCGCGAAGGCAAGCCGGTTTGGATTCACAAGGATGAAGCGGTCA includes:
- a CDS encoding 8-oxo-dGTP diphosphatase; amino-acid sequence: MYGLEINVQFWTVCMVQKGDYVLLLDRQHDDFKGFIPPGGKVEFPESLTEAAIREVKEETGLEVSHLQYKGIYEYVNPAKNDRYMIFNYLTKNYSGTLLKDSREGKPVWIHKDEAVNLPMQPSIKRRFPLFFEDGTFEIHVVWDEEKNQEGSVSIKKT